CAATGGAGAGAGGCACTGATGAATGTGGACGCTTCTTTGTTCCAAGCACCAAACATGGACTGGGAGGTATGTCAAAGTGTGCTGTCACAGTTTGATAGATCCTACCCAACGGAGTTTCAAAATGACCCCAACTTCCATGTAGATGACCTGGCATTTGATCTGGACGGCACAGGAAAGAGCAATGcgaagaagaggaagaataGATCTAATGGTAGCTCTATGGCTACGCCGAATAGTGAGATGCAAGATGAtgtcaaaagaagaagacttGAATAATATGTGATATAGCATCCTTCGTTCAGCCTTTGTACTTCGGGGGCATGTGATAATGCATTACCCTAATTCTACAAAGCAGAAAGCATTCACTTACAGCATCAGGGTTGGGCATTTTTAAAGACCAACAACTATTCATGAAATAAAACTTCACtattaattaattattCCTTTTATTGAATCAACTTTTTCTGTCacaaattttattcttacttctttttttcccaTTATTATGAATTCCCACGCAGTGTAAACACGTATAGACCTATTGGTTACTTCATTTATGTGCTTTCCGTTTTAACAAAACTATAGTAACGAACATTGTAACGATGATAACTACTCTGAGTGTATAATAATTTGCCTGAAGTCAAACCTTGTAtacttttgttttataGATTAGTTGCTATTTGTATACAATACATTTTCTTAACGATTCAAGTTTAAATATGGTATGAACTGctatgaatatattattgaatGACTTGTATTTCTGAATATTTTTCAGACTACTTAAAACATATTCAATCTGCTAAAATACTTGAACCATTTGGGTTCAACAAGAATGCATTCTGCTTCAACATTTGGCTCTTTCTCTCCCCATAAACTGGGTAAGGTGTGCACTTTATCGGAAAATACTTGTAATTCACCGTCTATTATGCATTTGCGTCCCTTTGATTCCCTCACTGTGGCCGTTAAAATAACAGTAGAATCGGCGGGTATTTCCCTATTGAATTTTAAGTTCAGCTTGGCTGTTACACCACGTTTACTTGGTAGTCTGGGGAATCCACAATAGCATAACGCCTCATCCattaataatgaaattacACCTTTATGTACTTGTGACTTCTCATTGCCGAGATTCTTACCCAGATGGTAAAAGACAGTCAACTGACCTTTCTCCTCATTGAGAAATATCAATGGATCAATCTCTAGCTTATCCTTACCAAACAATATACCTTGGCCAACATGATATGGTTTGTGGCCGTGGGGTATTTTGTCACTTTGGCGAGTATGGTCAACATCATCCGCCCGCAACAGCTGTTTGTATAAAGTTGACTgtgttattttttgtaaCACATCAGCTCTCTGAAGTAGTTGCATATCACTACCTTGCTGCTTCTGTAAAGTTATTGCTCCAGCTTCATCGGGCCATGCTTTCAGAAACGTTAGGAAACCTGCACTAAACCCAAGTGTTGGAAGTAGTATCCCTCTTGTTACAGCGCGAAACAATGGGGGCATGATAATAGTTATTGTGATCGTCACcttattatattaaaatGCTTACGGTGGCTCAATATATAGTCTGATTTAAATATTGctatattttgttattttaaAGGGCTTCCCGGCTGATATTCTTGTCATCTCATTGCGATGGGCCGAGGCGACTTAACTCCGAATAGAATACGAGGTAATGCAAATCTATATGGAAAGTAAAAGGAATATATATGAATGATGTTATATAACTAGTGGTACGATTGGTTGGTGTCCAAAGCCTGTCATACTGTGACAACAGATTTATCGAATATTACAGTTAGGTCCTCATAGTTCTCAGTACTTTTGATCTGTAAGCCATGTTCGTTGGCTAAATGCAAAAGGCAAATAAAGCAGAAACTTGTTGAGATGTCACTCAGGCTCTCTGGTGAGTAGAATTTCCCTAGATTCTTGGTGATATCGGTAAATCTAAACTGTAATATATCGGATGTTTCATCTAATTGTGACACAACAGATTTAACTGACATCCAtatgttcttcttcagtctTCGTACATCTACTTTCTTGGAGACTCTGGAGTACGTTACCTTGTCAGGTTGGCGTAACTTTGTCAGATCTTCCTTCTCATCTTTCTGAGTGAATATATCCTTACCTGCATCATCGTTCTCATCCAATGACATGTCCTCAAAAGCTTGGTTAAAATCGATACCTTCTTCCTCAAATGGATTTTCTATATCCGCTCCAACAATGTTGCTACTTTCCAGATCATTATTCCCGCCGATATTATTCTCATTTTCCTGCTCCTCATAATTATTTGCCCAGAATTGTTCATCCGCGATTTGTGGAATCCCATTACCTAAGTTATCCGATGTTGTATCTACTTGAGCTGCAGTCATCTTTCTCCTCTTCACTCTGTTAAATATCGACATTTTTGTATTAGGTTTGATGAACAACCCAGTGATTTTTTCTGTAGAGAAATGGTAATCATCTGGTAGTAGATAATGTGAATCATTTGTTCTTGACTTTATTGCCATATCAATACCAGATCTCTTTTTACTATCAAATACTATGCTCTCGATGTTTGGATCTAAGTTTAAGAAATCAATCTGAATCTGTTTTTTCCTCTCTTTCTTGGTGTCactctttttattttcttctgaaGTGCCTTCAGATTCTGTTGCTTCCCTTTCTATTTCATTGTTAGGTTCTGATGATTTGTTATCAATGGTATTGGCTTTCTTGTAGTTTGCAACCTTCCAGTGCTCCCTACCTCTCCAATTTCTATTCATCTTCTCATCAAAATATGCCATAAGATCTTTCTCTAATATACTGCCAAGCATAGAATCCAGTCCCCCATTTTCATCACCTTCCTCGTCATCAATTCCTCCCTCATTATCCTCTCC
This is a stretch of genomic DNA from Nakaseomyces glabratus chromosome M, complete sequence. It encodes these proteins:
- the MRX3 gene encoding Mrx3p (CAGL0M09537g~Ortholog(s) have mitochondrial inner membrane localization), producing MPPLFRAVTRGILLPTLGFSAGFLTFLKAWPDEAGAITLQKQQGSDMQLLQRADVLQKITQSTLYKQLLRADDVDHTRQSDKIPHGHKPYHVGQGILFGKDKLEIDPLIFLNEEKGQLTVFYHLGKNLGNEKSQVHKGVISLLMDEALCYCGFPRLPSKRGVTAKLNLKFNREIPADSTVILTATVRESKGRKCIIDGELQVFSDKVHTLPSLWGEKEPNVEAECILVEPKWFKYFSRLNMF